The nucleotide window GTTCGGTGCGCACGCTCATCCTGTCCTTCAACACCGCGAACGCGACGGGCGGCGTGCTCAACCTGGACGCCGTGCTGGGCGGCCTGACGCGCACGCTGGGCGGGCTGACGCAGGGGCTGGGCCTGGGCAACGTCCTGGCGCTCAAGTCGCTGCCCATGGTGGCGCTGAAGGTCCCGGTGACGCCGAAGCTCGTCGCCGCCTTGCGCCAGGAGCTCCAACCGCTGGGCCTGCTGTCCATCTACGAGGACAAGCCGCTCCAGTACTTCCTGGACACCAGCGTGCCGTACATCCACGCGGACACCGCGCGCACCGCGTATGAGACGACGGGCGCGGGCATCGGCGTGGGCGTCATCGACTCCGGCCTGGACGGCACGCACGGCGACTTCCCCAACGTGGCGCGCAACGTGAAGGTCGTCGCGCCCCCGCTGGACCTGGGCATTGGCGGCGCGCTGTACGTGGACACGCCCAACAGCGACCTGACCAGCGGCCACGGCACGCACTGCGCCAGCATCATCGCCGGCTCGGGCGCGCGCTCCGGGGGAAGGCACCAGGGCGTGGCCCCCGGAGCGAAGCTGCTGGGCGTGGGCACCGGCGACGCACTGAGCATCCTGTTCGCGCTGGAGGGCTTCGACTTCCTCATGGACCCCGACGTCCGCGAGACGCACAACGTGCGCGTCATCTCCAACTCGTGGGGCACCAGCGGCAGCCACTTCGCGCCGCTCGACCCCATCTCCATCGCGACGAAGCGCGCCTACGACCTGGGTATGGTGGTGGTGTTCGCCGCGGGCAACGAGGGCTCCGACCCCGACACACTCAACCCGTACAGCGCCTCGCCGTGCGCCATCTCCGTCGCGGCCGGTACGTCACGCGACACCACCGCGGCCACCAATCCCCTGCTCAGCCAGGACGCGCCGGGCGAGCTGGCGTCCTTCTCCAGCCGGGGCATCCCGGGCGATGAATTCCATCACCCGGACATCACGCTGCCGGGCGTGAACATCGTGGCGGCGCGCGCGCTCACCGCCACCATCATGCAGCCGTACCTGGGCCTGGACCTGCTGCACCCGGAGCCGTTCTACGCGGCCAGCTCCGGCACCTCCATGGCCGCGCCGCACATGTCCGGCGTCGCCGCGCTGCTCTTGGAGGTGAACCCCGCCCTCAACATGGACGGCGTGCTCGCGGCGGTGCAGGCCACCGCTCGGCCCATGTACGCGAAGGACGCGGCGGGCAACACGCGCCAGCTGGAGACGTGGGAGGTGGGCGCGGGCTACGCGGACGTGTACGCGGCGACGAAGCTCGTGAATGACGCCGTGGGCATCCGCTACACCACGCAGACCACCGCCCTGCCCTCCTGGACGGGCACGGTGAAGACGAGCATCAACCTTCCCATCCTGGATCTGTCCCTGAGGGCCGCGCAGCACGAGCACTCGCTCACCGTGCCCGCGGGCGCCAACGCCCTGCGCATCAAGACGGCCTGGGGCAACCCGGCCTACGACCTGGACCTGTATGTCTTTGGCCCCAACGGGGAGCTCGTCGCGACCAGCGCCGAGGGCACCTCCACGGGTGAGGCCGTCACCATTTCGAACCCACCCGCCGGCACGTGGCGCGTTCAGCTCAAGGGCTTCCTGAACGTGGCCACGCAGTACACCGGCACCGCGGAAGTGGATCGCCGTGTCCCGCGTCCGTAGTCACTCACGGACCCCACAAGGTACGGCAGTCCCCGCCCCTCTCCCGTGCCTGCACGGGAGGGGGGTTGTTCGTTCGTGGGGTTGGATGAGGTGACGCGGAGACGGATCAGCGCGGCTTGAGCGTGACCTGCGTGTCCGCGACGGTGCGGCCCTGCGCGTCGGTGAAGTGCGCGCGCACGGGCACGGGGCCCGTCAGCCACCCACCCTGCACGGGCGTGCTGAACGGCAGCGTGACATCCACGCCCGCTGCGACCTCCGGGGCCGGGCCCTCGCTCGGGAAGAAGCGCAGCGGCTCGCCTTCCTTCGGCAGCCCCTCCAGCGACAGGCGCACGCGCTCCGGCGCGGTGTAGCTGAACTGCACCGCGTTGCCCTCCGCGCACGTCAGCGTCCCACCGGGCCGGGCCTCCGCCAGCACCGTGCCCTCGGGCGAGATGCAGAAGGCGCGCACGCCCCAGGCCCCTTCGCCTGGAGCGGACGAACGCGCCTGCCACTCCGGCACGTCCTGCCCGGAGCGATCCATCGACGGCGTCACGACGAGCAGCGCCACGGTCGCGGCGGCGGCGCTCAGCGCCAGGGGCATGAAGAGTGGAGACGCGAACCACTTCCTGCGCGCGGGGGCGGGCTGAAGCCTGGCGAACAACGCCTGTTCCAGGAGCGCGCTCCTGCTCCGGGGCAGCGCCCGCTGCTCCAGCACCGACTCCACGCGCGACAGCCGCGTGTACGTCTCCTGACAGTCGGGACAGGTGGCCAGGTGCGCGCGCAGGCGCTCGAAGCCGTCCGCGTCCAGCCCGTCGCGGCCCTTCTCGAAGAGCGCGGCCATGGCCTGCTTCGCCCGGCGGTCGTCACACCCACTCATCGCGCACCCCGGCGCTTGAAGAAGCTCCAGCCCTGCGTCTCCAGGTCCTGGAGGTACCCCTTCGACTGGAGGAACCCCAGCAACCGGGACTTCACCCCGAACTCACGCCGCCGCACCTGGATGCGCGTGAGGCCCAACGCCGTGGCGGCCTCCTCCTGGGGCAGGCCCTCGCTGAAGCGCAGCTCGAACAGCTGTTGCTCTTCACGTGACAGGCCGCCCTTGAACGCCGCGAGCAGCGCCTCCACCTCGCGGTCCTCCAACAGCTCGTCCAGCCCGCCCTCCTCGGAGGAGGCTTCGGTGAGCCCTTCGAAGGCCTCGTCGCGGCCCACCAGCTCGCGCTCGCGCGACTGCTCCAGCAGCACGTTGCGCGCGATGCCCATCAGGAAGTGGGCATAGGGACGCGTGCCGTTGTAGGCAGCGCGCGTGCGCGGCTCGAAGGCGCGCGCGAAGGTCTCCAACAGCGTGTTCTCCAGCTCCATCGCGTTCCTTAGACGGGTGAAGGCTCCCCGCCATGCGGCCGCCTTGAGCAGACGAGCGAGCGGCTCCGCGTGCGCGCGATACACCTCCGCCAGCACCGCTGGGGTGCCTTCGCGAAAGCGGCGCAGCGTGTCGTCATCCCACTCCATCCCTCAGGGGCTTACCGCGACCGTTATGGTCCCGTCATCCGTATGTTGTCGCGAGCGGCGCCGAGTGGATTGTCGGTTGCGCCCCGTGGCATCCTTTCGCACAGCGCATCGCGCAAACCCCTGATGCATATGTCCTCTCACAGGCCGCTGGTCCTGGGTGTTCTCCTACTCCTGGCGGGGAGCGCCGCGAGCGCTACGCCGGAACAGGTGCACTACGCCCTCATCGTGGCCAGCAACACGGGCACCGAGCCATCCCAGGCGCCCTTGCGCTACGCGGACGATGACGGCGCCCGGTACTACGAACTGTTCGCGCCCCGCTCGCGCGAGGTGGTGCTGCTGAGCGTGCTGGACGCGGAGACGCAGGCCCTGCACCCGGGGCTCGCCGCGAAGACGCGCCCGCCCACGCACCCCGCGCTGGGGGCCGCGCTCGCCCGCCTGAACGCCCGCATGGCGGAGGACCGGGCGAAGGGCGCCATGCCCGTGCTGACCTTCGTGTTCGTAGGCCATGGCAAGCGCGGCGCCGCGGGCGAAGGCTCCGTGAGCCTGCTGGACGGCCCGCTGACGCGCACGGAGCTGTATGAGCGCGTGGTCGCGCCCAGCAAGGCGTCCTTCCTGCAGCTCATCGTGGACGCGTGTGATTCGTACTTCTTCGTGCACTCGCGCGGCGCGCTGCCGGTGGGCCCCGCGTACGTGGATGCTGTGAAGGGGATCCTGGGCAACCGCGAGCTGGCGCGCTTCCCGCAGGTGGGCGTGGTGCTGTCCACGGCCTCGGAGCAGGAGAGCCAGGAGTGGAGCGCCATCCGCTCGGGCGTCTTCAGTCACATGGTGCGCTCGGCGCTGTCGGGCGCGGGGGACGTCAACGGGGACGGCAAGGTGGACTACGCGGAGCTGCGGGCCTTCGTGGCCGCCGCGAGCCAGGGCACGGACGACGTGCGGGGCCAGCCGAACGTGTTCATCCAGCCGCCCGCGCTGAACCGCGCGTTCGCGCTGACGGATCTGGGGGACGCCGCGTCGCTGGGCTACCTGATGGTGCCCACGGGACTGGCGGGCCGGCTGTGGGTGGAAGACTCGCGCGGCATCCGCGTGGTGGAGCTGCACAAGGAGCGCGAGCGTCCGCTGGTGGTGGCCCTGCCCTTGGGGCGCGGTTACTCCCTGCGCGGCAGCGGCCGGGAGGCGCCGTTCGCCATCAGCCGCGCGTCGGAGGTGGTGGACGCGGGCGGCCTGCCCTGGCACGACGCCAGCGTGGCGGCCCGGGGCGCCGTGCAGGACGTGATGCGCGACAAGCTCTTCTCCGTGCCCTTCGGGCCGCGCTTCTACCGGGGCTACATGGCAAGCCTCGGCATCACGCCGTCGTCGGACGAAGCCGACGCCGTGCTGGTGCCCTGAGCCTGCCATGAGCCTGCCCGCATCCCTGCTGTTGCTGCTGCTGCGCGTGTCAGCGCCGTGCGACGCGAACACGCGCGTGGTGCTCATGCCCTTCGAAAGGTTGGCCCTGCCGTCCGCGGACGCGCGTGAACTGGAGGACGCCACGCGGCGCGCGGTGGCCGCGTTGCCGGAGGCGTGCCTGGAGTCGCGCGAGGACACGGTGGCGCGGCTGCGTGGGTCTGGCGCGGCGCTGACGGCGTGTGGCGACGCGGCGTGCCGGAGCGCGCAGGCCTCGGCGCTGGGCGTGCGCAGGCTGGTGCGGGGCGTGGCGCTGGGCGTGGGAGGCAAGCGCAGCGTGGCGCTCACGGTGACGGACGCGCGGGGCCCGGAGACGCGAGCGCAGTTCGAGGCTCCGGCCACGATGCCGGGCGAAGCGGACGCGCGGGCGCGGCAGGCGATTGCGCAGGTGTGGTCGCCCCTGGTGACGACGCAGGCGGCCCGGGAGCCCCAGGGCTCGCGCGTGCTGCCCAAGGTGTTGTGGGGCGTGGGCGGCGCGGCGCTCCTCGCGGGCGTGGGCTTCGGGCTGGCGGCGCGGCGCACGGAGTCGAAGCTGTCGAAGAACGGCGGTGATTGCGCCACGGCCGGCGAGGCGTTCGCGGACTGCATCACGGCGCAGCTGGAAACGGGCCGCCGCCAGGCGCGGACGTCCAACGTGCTGCTGGGCGCGGGCGCGATGCTCGGCGTCGGTGGAACGGTGTCCTTCATCTGGGAGCTGCCGTGAGGAAACTGTTCGCCGCGCTGACGGGTGCCTTCGTCCTCACGATGGGGGCGTGCACGTTCGCACCGGACCTGTCGCGCTTCGCCATGTGCGACACGGCCGGCGGCTGCCCCTCCGGCACGTCGTGCCTCACTTCGGAGAACCGCTGTCTGCCGGCCTGTGGCGAGGGGGGTTCCTGCGACGACGACCCCAAGCCCGTGGACCCTCCGGACGCGGGCACGGAGCAGGATGGAGGCACGGAGTCGGACGCGGGCGCCCGGGATGCCGGCGCGACGGACGCGGGGGAACCGGACGCGGGGCAAACAGACGCGGGAAGCAATGACGCGGGCCCCGCCGCGCTCGCGCTGGAGTCCCTCCTGACGGAGGCTGTCGAGTCCACTCCCTATTCAGGCCAGCTCCAGGCGCGGGGAGGCACCCCGCCGTACACGTTCGAGGCCACCGGCCCGCTTCCCGCGGGCATCCTGCTCGACACCGAGGGCCGCGTCACCGGCGCGCCCACGCAGGCGGGGGACCAGGTCCTCCCGGTGCAGGTGACCGACCTGAGCACCCCGACGAAGCGCGCCAGCGGAAGCCTCACCCTGCGCGTCCGTCCGCTGCTGCGGGTCGCGGGGCCGGAGCCGCTGGCGGACGCCCTCATCAATCGCGCCTATACCGAGCGCGTCTCCGCCACGGGAGGCAAGGGGCCATACACCTTCGCCCTCGAGCCAGAACAGGCGCTGCCGTCGGGGCTGACGCTCGCGTCGAACGGCCTCATCACCGGCACCCCGGCCCAGTCCGGGAAGAGGACGTTCGCGGTGGTCGTGACGGACAGCGACACCCCGCCCCAGTCCACCACCAGCACGCTCTCCATCACCGTCACGAGCGCTCCCGGCACCGTCACCCTGCTGTCGAAGGCCGTGCCCATGGGCCGCGTGGGCTCCGACTACAGCTACACCGTGCGCGCCAGCGGCACAGGCAACTGGAGCGTTAAGAGCGGAGCACTGCCACC belongs to Corallococcus exiguus and includes:
- a CDS encoding Ig domain-containing protein, translated to MRKLFAALTGAFVLTMGACTFAPDLSRFAMCDTAGGCPSGTSCLTSENRCLPACGEGGSCDDDPKPVDPPDAGTEQDGGTESDAGARDAGATDAGEPDAGQTDAGSNDAGPAALALESLLTEAVESTPYSGQLQARGGTPPYTFEATGPLPAGILLDTEGRVTGAPTQAGDQVLPVQVTDLSTPTKRASGSLTLRVRPLLRVAGPEPLADALINRAYTERVSATGGKGPYTFALEPEQALPSGLTLASNGLITGTPAQSGKRTFAVVVTDSDTPPQSTTSTLSITVTSAPGTVTLLSKAVPMGRVGSDYSYTVRASGTGNWSVKSGALPPGILLDTKDGILFGKPTSPGDFTFLLNVADLLFSNERFYTLHVD
- a CDS encoding S8 family serine peptidase translates to MKRLLSLGWAAATAAVLGCGASTPQEEGSKAEGAPAVASSSRSIVTAAAATPSACNALYASSATQAALAQAVVDPALHTDGSVRTLILSFNTANATGGVLNLDAVLGGLTRTLGGLTQGLGLGNVLALKSLPMVALKVPVTPKLVAALRQELQPLGLLSIYEDKPLQYFLDTSVPYIHADTARTAYETTGAGIGVGVIDSGLDGTHGDFPNVARNVKVVAPPLDLGIGGALYVDTPNSDLTSGHGTHCASIIAGSGARSGGRHQGVAPGAKLLGVGTGDALSILFALEGFDFLMDPDVRETHNVRVISNSWGTSGSHFAPLDPISIATKRAYDLGMVVVFAAGNEGSDPDTLNPYSASPCAISVAAGTSRDTTAATNPLLSQDAPGELASFSSRGIPGDEFHHPDITLPGVNIVAARALTATIMQPYLGLDLLHPEPFYAASSGTSMAAPHMSGVAALLLEVNPALNMDGVLAAVQATARPMYAKDAAGNTRQLETWEVGAGYADVYAATKLVNDAVGIRYTTQTTALPSWTGTVKTSINLPILDLSLRAAQHEHSLTVPAGANALRIKTAWGNPAYDLDLYVFGPNGELVATSAEGTSTGEAVTISNPPAGTWRVQLKGFLNVATQYTGTAEVDRRVPRP
- a CDS encoding anti-sigma factor family protein — protein: MSGCDDRRAKQAMAALFEKGRDGLDADGFERLRAHLATCPDCQETYTRLSRVESVLEQRALPRSRSALLEQALFARLQPAPARRKWFASPLFMPLALSAAAATVALLVVTPSMDRSGQDVPEWQARSSAPGEGAWGVRAFCISPEGTVLAEARPGGTLTCAEGNAVQFSYTAPERVRLSLEGLPKEGEPLRFFPSEGPAPEVAAGVDVTLPFSTPVQGGWLTGPVPVRAHFTDAQGRTVADTQVTLKPR
- a CDS encoding RNA polymerase sigma factor, translated to MEWDDDTLRRFREGTPAVLAEVYRAHAEPLARLLKAAAWRGAFTRLRNAMELENTLLETFARAFEPRTRAAYNGTRPYAHFLMGIARNVLLEQSRERELVGRDEAFEGLTEASSEEGGLDELLEDREVEALLAAFKGGLSREEQQLFELRFSEGLPQEEAATALGLTRIQVRRREFGVKSRLLGFLQSKGYLQDLETQGWSFFKRRGAR